The following proteins are co-located in the Parafannyhessea umbonata genome:
- a CDS encoding PTS system mannose/fructose/sorbose family transporter subunit IID, whose protein sequence is MATKEVSTRKKIGQFFWRSWAIQDSWNYERQMNMGFMYGIAPTLDRCYPNADTDPKQLERKKEAYRRHMAFYNCTPQTSAFVLGLSASMEEELAEDPNAFDPDTVNAVKTSLMGPLSGIGDSFFQGTIRVIAFGLGVSLAKQGSFLGPILAMVISIIPSVLVTWFAAKLGYEGGRGFLQKMQSGDLMDRVMYVCGIVGLMAIGGMVATLIGATAPATFAGGAVKIQKLLDSIMPQMIPLALTGAMYWLIKKNVKSGWILAICIFGGILLSVLGILA, encoded by the coding sequence ATGGCTACCAAGGAAGTCTCTACTCGCAAGAAGATCGGCCAGTTCTTCTGGCGCAGCTGGGCCATCCAGGACTCCTGGAACTACGAGCGCCAGATGAACATGGGCTTCATGTACGGCATCGCGCCGACCCTCGATCGCTGCTACCCCAACGCGGACACCGACCCCAAGCAGTTGGAGCGCAAGAAGGAAGCGTACCGTCGCCACATGGCGTTCTACAACTGCACGCCGCAGACGAGCGCCTTCGTGCTGGGGCTGTCCGCCTCGATGGAGGAGGAGCTCGCCGAGGACCCGAACGCCTTCGACCCCGACACCGTCAACGCCGTGAAGACGTCGCTCATGGGCCCGCTCTCCGGCATCGGCGACTCGTTCTTCCAGGGCACCATCCGCGTCATCGCCTTCGGTCTGGGCGTGAGCCTCGCAAAGCAGGGGTCGTTCCTCGGTCCCATCCTCGCGATGGTCATCTCGATCATCCCGTCGGTCCTCGTCACGTGGTTCGCGGCGAAGCTCGGCTACGAGGGCGGTCGCGGCTTCCTGCAGAAGATGCAGAGCGGCGACCTCATGGACCGCGTCATGTACGTGTGCGGCATCGTGGGCCTCATGGCAATAGGCGGCATGGTCGCCACGCTCATTGGTGCGACGGCTCCGGCGACGTTCGCGGGCGGTGCGGTCAAGATCCAGAAGCTCCTGGACTCCATCATGCCGCAGATGATTCCGCTTGCGCTCACGGGCGCGATGTACTGGCTCATCAAGAAGAACGTCAAG
- a CDS encoding PTS mannose/fructose/sorbose/N-acetylgalactosamine transporter subunit IIC yields the protein MNTFVSALLVGLVSVFCMLDSRLLGRLNFEQPLVGATLVGVVLGDPMTGLAVGAAAELVSMGLVSVGAAVPADMVLGSIIASAFACLTGASAETAMTIAVPVAVLGQLLGIVFRSVIAVLTHVADTAIEEGKFVKAQHMHIVVGTILYSLMYFIPTFFAILLGTDLVKGVVSLIPGWLTTGLNVSTKLLTAYGLALLLSLSLKKGMGAFLFIGFLLAAYLKLSVIAVSAIGVAAAIVLMDLKFGRHANGNGGGTAALAASEDYDPLEDDDE from the coding sequence ATGAACACATTCGTTAGCGCCCTGCTCGTGGGCCTCGTCAGCGTGTTCTGCATGCTCGACTCGCGCCTGCTCGGCCGCCTGAACTTCGAGCAGCCGCTCGTGGGTGCCACGCTCGTGGGCGTCGTCCTGGGCGACCCGATGACGGGTCTCGCCGTCGGCGCTGCCGCGGAGCTCGTGAGCATGGGCCTCGTGAGCGTCGGCGCCGCGGTGCCGGCCGACATGGTGCTTGGCAGCATCATCGCGTCCGCGTTCGCGTGCCTCACCGGCGCCAGCGCCGAGACCGCCATGACCATCGCGGTCCCCGTCGCGGTCCTGGGGCAGCTCCTCGGCATCGTGTTCCGCTCCGTCATCGCCGTGCTCACCCACGTCGCGGACACTGCGATCGAGGAGGGCAAGTTCGTCAAGGCCCAGCACATGCACATCGTCGTGGGCACCATCCTGTACTCCCTCATGTACTTCATCCCCACGTTCTTCGCGATTCTGCTTGGCACCGACCTCGTCAAGGGCGTCGTCAGCCTCATCCCCGGCTGGCTCACCACCGGACTGAACGTCTCCACCAAGCTCCTCACCGCCTACGGCCTCGCGCTGCTCCTCTCGCTCTCGCTCAAGAAGGGCATGGGCGCCTTCCTCTTCATCGGCTTCCTGCTGGCCGCCTACCTCAAGCTCTCCGTCATCGCCGTGTCCGCCATCGGCGTCGCCGCCGCAATCGTGCTGATGGACCTCAAGTTCGGCCGCCACGCCAACGGCAACGGTGGCGGTACCGCGGCGCTTGCCGCATCCGAAGACTATGACCCCCTCGAAGACGACGACGAGTAA
- a CDS encoding PTS mannose/fructose/sorbose transporter subunit IIAB, protein MNQVILASHGGLATGALDTVHMIVGEAPNVHAVTLERDDKEPITAKVEALAKGFSPDDAVYVLTDMLGSSVNNSMVEYRAAHPDVTVIAGMNMPMVLTLALSDGPLDAAAVRDLVSEGRRGIVDCAHPDAPESAAPTAAAKRPHANLGPAKIVLTRLDYRLLHGQVVFSWVTKVGAERIIVVDDDAATDDVKKGALRLAKPAGVRLNIFTVDRALKKMAKLNTLGEKVMFVFGTTSELRRFYESYKLGDVDLGATANHDGAEMIGGKGSSVFLDVAQKADVNALLDMGVKVYVQQTPTLPRTDVTKRL, encoded by the coding sequence ATGAACCAAGTCATCCTTGCGTCTCACGGCGGACTCGCGACCGGCGCGCTTGACACCGTCCACATGATCGTGGGCGAGGCGCCAAACGTGCACGCGGTCACGCTCGAGCGCGACGACAAGGAGCCCATCACCGCAAAGGTCGAGGCGCTCGCCAAGGGCTTCTCGCCGGACGATGCCGTGTATGTCCTCACGGACATGCTGGGCTCCAGCGTCAACAACTCCATGGTCGAGTACCGGGCGGCGCACCCGGACGTCACCGTGATCGCCGGTATGAACATGCCGATGGTCCTCACGCTGGCGCTTTCGGACGGCCCGCTGGACGCCGCGGCCGTGCGCGACCTCGTGTCGGAGGGCCGGCGCGGCATCGTGGACTGCGCGCACCCTGACGCCCCGGAAAGCGCCGCCCCGACCGCCGCGGCCAAGCGCCCGCACGCAAACCTCGGTCCCGCGAAGATCGTCCTTACCAGGCTCGACTACCGCCTGCTCCACGGACAGGTCGTCTTCTCGTGGGTCACGAAGGTGGGAGCCGAGCGCATCATCGTCGTGGACGACGATGCCGCTACCGACGACGTGAAGAAGGGCGCCCTGCGCCTGGCGAAGCCCGCGGGCGTCCGCCTGAACATCTTCACCGTCGACCGCGCGCTCAAGAAGATGGCAAAGCTCAATACGCTGGGCGAGAAGGTCATGTTCGTGTTCGGCACCACCTCGGAGCTGCGCCGCTTCTACGAGTCCTACAAGCTGGGCGATGTGGACCTCGGTGCGACCGCCAACCACGACGGCGCAGAGATGATCGGCGGCAAGGGGTCATCCGTCTTCCTGGATGTCGCCCAGAAGGCCGATGTCAACGCCCTTCTCGACATGGGCGTGAAGGTCTATGTGCAGCAGACCCCCACGCTTCCGCGCACCGACGTCACGAAGAGGCTGTAG
- a CDS encoding SIS domain-containing protein, whose translation MGEKDEKGRVEKGQAVGAGAEVRVQDEVAEVVANALRGHDVTHVAWVAAGGSNGGFYAAHYFMERECATVASHMYTSNEFVLAPPAYVDEHTLCVICSMRGTKETCEAARVAKELGAATVALYVNESDLTRTCDQKIAYESIALDESRTERVNSSIALMIAMNLANQVEGYDRYDEAMHAFDVVDGVYRKAFARMQEPAREWAARMAGERTIYVMGSGPAYGSAYIFSICNIEEMLQIDSPTINSCEFFHGPFEVLDATKPVFLLLSVGRCRPADERALRFLRRYGGANVFVLDGMDLGLGELPQAVREYFNHILFSPILNNVYMRALSAATGKDYMTRRYMWKVEY comes from the coding sequence ATGGGCGAGAAGGACGAGAAGGGTCGGGTCGAGAAGGGCCAGGCCGTCGGGGCGGGTGCGGAGGTTCGGGTTCAGGACGAGGTTGCGGAGGTCGTGGCCAACGCGCTTCGTGGGCACGACGTGACGCACGTGGCGTGGGTGGCCGCCGGCGGTTCGAACGGCGGGTTCTATGCGGCGCACTACTTCATGGAGCGCGAGTGCGCGACCGTTGCCTCGCACATGTATACCAGCAACGAGTTTGTGCTGGCACCGCCGGCGTATGTGGACGAGCACACGCTTTGCGTTATCTGCTCCATGCGCGGCACGAAGGAGACGTGCGAGGCCGCGCGCGTTGCGAAGGAGCTGGGCGCCGCGACGGTGGCGCTGTACGTGAACGAGTCCGACCTCACGAGGACCTGCGACCAGAAGATCGCGTACGAGTCCATCGCGCTGGACGAGAGTCGCACGGAGCGCGTCAACTCCAGCATTGCGCTCATGATCGCCATGAACCTTGCGAACCAGGTTGAGGGCTACGACCGCTACGACGAGGCCATGCACGCGTTCGACGTGGTGGACGGTGTCTATCGCAAGGCGTTTGCGCGCATGCAGGAGCCCGCGCGCGAATGGGCGGCCCGCATGGCCGGCGAGCGCACCATATACGTGATGGGCTCCGGACCCGCGTATGGCTCCGCGTACATATTCTCTATCTGCAACATCGAGGAGATGCTGCAGATAGACTCGCCCACCATCAACAGTTGCGAGTTCTTCCATGGCCCGTTCGAGGTGCTGGACGCTACGAAGCCCGTGTTCCTGCTGCTTTCCGTGGGACGCTGCCGCCCGGCGGACGAGCGCGCCCTGCGCTTCCTCAGGCGCTATGGCGGCGCGAACGTCTTCGTGCTGGACGGTATGGACCTGGGTCTGGGCGAGCTGCCCCAGGCCGTGCGCGAGTACTTCAACCACATCCTGTTCTCGCCCATCCTGAACAACGTGTACATGCGTGCGCTGTCTGCCGCGACCGGCAAGGACTACATGACGCGCCGCTACATGTGGAAGGTGGAGTACTAG
- the yqeC gene encoding selenium cofactor biosynthesis protein YqeC, protein MGLAEELGIGRGITAVIGSGGKTSLLDALARELDGTVVLTTTTHVLPFGCPVLTDADERAVEQALWYSRVVCVGTPTGDGTGKLAAPHLKMRTLSVLADYVLVEADGAARHPLKAHASHEPVIPAGADRVVQVVGASGFGQPVAQAVHRPEIFCKLAGYGDADVATPELVARAIAHEHAGGLRADVLLVSQVTPQGEKNVRSFEQALREEGDQTPLVTWPALG, encoded by the coding sequence ATGGGACTTGCGGAAGAGCTGGGAATCGGGCGCGGGATCACCGCGGTCATCGGGAGCGGCGGCAAGACGAGCCTGCTCGACGCGCTCGCGCGCGAGCTTGACGGCACCGTCGTCCTCACCACGACCACGCACGTGCTTCCGTTTGGCTGCCCCGTGCTGACGGATGCGGACGAGCGCGCCGTGGAGCAGGCGCTGTGGTACAGCCGCGTGGTGTGCGTGGGCACGCCCACCGGCGACGGCACAGGCAAGCTCGCGGCGCCGCACCTGAAGATGCGCACGCTCTCCGTCCTGGCAGACTACGTGCTGGTAGAGGCCGACGGCGCCGCGCGCCACCCGCTGAAGGCGCACGCAAGCCACGAGCCCGTCATTCCCGCCGGGGCGGACCGCGTGGTGCAGGTGGTGGGTGCCTCCGGCTTTGGCCAGCCCGTAGCGCAGGCCGTGCACCGGCCGGAAATCTTCTGCAAGCTTGCGGGCTACGGCGATGCGGACGTGGCCACGCCAGAGCTGGTGGCACGGGCCATCGCCCACGAGCACGCCGGCGGCCTTAGGGCGGACGTCCTTCTCGTCAGCCAGGTAACGCCCCAGGGCGAGAAGAACGTGCGGTCCTTTGAGCAGGCGCTTCGGGAAGAGGGAGACCAGACGCCGCTCGTCACGTGGCCCGCGCTGGGCTGA
- a CDS encoding HAD family hydrolase, with product MIKLALTDLDDTLIPVGAPRASDRAIAAMHAMVDAGLHVGPVTGRVPSAMGWMFAGDATCFATGAFCNGQMVYIDGELAHQEVLDPASLARAQDVLEDVEGAALAVYDVFGDGQAILVKRNVASLEGHPEVMSEVGHPTRAELGPTPWIKANVHVSGPRERLVRVRDLLRAECPGLDFVFPSPTAPLIDITPRGWDKAAGVRELARELGVTLEEVATFGDSENDLPMISAVPNSVAVANASADVAKAARWHIGPSRDDSVAAALEQIAAAAPTGDMPAFMR from the coding sequence ATGATCAAGCTTGCCCTGACCGATCTGGACGACACGCTCATTCCCGTTGGCGCGCCGCGCGCCTCGGACCGCGCGATCGCGGCCATGCACGCGATGGTCGACGCGGGGCTGCACGTTGGGCCTGTCACGGGTCGCGTGCCCTCGGCCATGGGCTGGATGTTTGCGGGCGACGCCACCTGCTTTGCCACGGGCGCGTTCTGCAACGGCCAGATGGTCTACATCGACGGCGAGCTTGCGCACCAGGAGGTGCTCGACCCCGCGTCGCTTGCTCGTGCGCAGGACGTGTTGGAAGATGTGGAGGGTGCGGCCCTTGCGGTGTACGACGTGTTTGGCGACGGCCAGGCGATTCTGGTAAAGCGCAACGTGGCGAGCCTGGAGGGTCACCCGGAGGTCATGAGCGAGGTTGGCCACCCCACGCGCGCCGAGCTTGGACCCACGCCGTGGATCAAGGCGAACGTGCACGTGTCCGGCCCGCGCGAGCGCCTGGTGCGCGTGCGCGACCTGCTGCGCGCGGAGTGCCCGGGCCTCGACTTCGTGTTCCCTAGTCCCACGGCCCCGCTCATCGACATCACGCCGCGTGGGTGGGACAAGGCGGCCGGCGTGCGCGAGCTTGCCCGCGAGCTGGGCGTGACGCTGGAAGAGGTGGCGACGTTTGGCGATTCGGAAAACGACCTGCCCATGATATCCGCGGTGCCAAATTCCGTTGCCGTTGCCAACGCGAGCGCGGACGTGGCCAAGGCAGCGCGCTGGCACATTGGCCCCTCGCGCGACGACAGCGTCGCGGCCGCGCTGGAGCAGATCGCGGCAGCGGCCCCCACGGGCGACATGCCGGCGTTCATGCGCTAG
- a CDS encoding GNAT family N-acetyltransferase — protein MVQQEAGTAAGEGPRIRMATPDDAAALLAIYVPYVRDTAITFEWDVPSVEDFRQRIAHTLERYPYLVAESTDGRALGYAYAGPLKERKAYDWACELSIYVAQDAHGRGVGGALYATLERLLAAMGVTNLNACIGYPAAPDDPYLTRASVEFHTHLGFEWVGRFHGCGYKFGRWYDMVWMEKIVGGHPANARPLRPVSQVAALLGE, from the coding sequence ATGGTGCAACAAGAGGCTGGCACGGCGGCGGGGGAGGGTCCGCGCATCAGGATGGCGACGCCGGATGATGCCGCGGCCCTGCTTGCGATCTACGTGCCGTACGTGCGCGACACGGCCATAACCTTCGAGTGGGACGTCCCCAGCGTGGAAGACTTCCGCCAACGCATCGCGCACACGCTCGAGCGCTACCCCTACCTTGTGGCGGAGTCCACGGACGGCCGTGCGCTGGGCTACGCGTACGCCGGGCCGCTCAAGGAGCGCAAGGCGTATGATTGGGCCTGCGAGCTTTCCATCTATGTGGCGCAGGACGCGCACGGCCGCGGCGTGGGCGGCGCGCTGTACGCCACGCTCGAACGCCTGCTTGCGGCTATGGGCGTCACGAACCTCAACGCGTGCATAGGCTACCCCGCCGCGCCGGACGATCCCTACCTCACGCGCGCGAGCGTGGAGTTCCACACCCACCTGGGCTTTGAGTGGGTCGGTCGCTTCCACGGCTGTGGCTACAAGTTTGGTCGCTGGTATGACATGGTGTGGATGGAGAAGATCGTGGGCGGCCACCCCGCAAACGCCCGTCCGCTGCGGCCCGTGTCGCAGGTGGCGGCCCTGCTGGGGGAGTAG
- a CDS encoding BspA family leucine-rich repeat surface protein produces MNGRYEFEGNELAGRSIAFGKKLSTMDTAEGLKVVELCGGTPQKSVTKSTEVLVVSNDVMASVNGSHEVPIYVKDALGSGINVISEDEFWHLIGMRAGDGGVADRWIIVDDELAGGKVDVSNEPGWDGHKAPYKLFIQHTTIKSTTDGGWNIIDCGPLDERGFPKFGSQPWYSRPDKKDMGRVPATDDELDYRDLIGKVVIADAYAPESCAYLFDGLQYCAEFDLQKLDSSKATSMANMFRGCSSIKTLLDIGSLDTSNMTSMSGMFFGCMSLRVIDMLKWDMNSLRCATSMFSNSPAFALVNDKAVQRLQSSEVDASNMFDSGTMYGTWLKSSAI; encoded by the coding sequence ATGAACGGTCGCTACGAATTTGAGGGAAACGAACTTGCCGGGAGGAGCATAGCCTTTGGCAAGAAGCTGAGCACAATGGACACGGCCGAGGGACTTAAGGTTGTTGAACTGTGTGGTGGCACACCACAGAAGAGCGTCACCAAGTCAACTGAGGTCCTTGTCGTCAGCAACGACGTCATGGCGTCTGTGAATGGAAGTCATGAGGTTCCCATCTACGTTAAAGATGCTCTTGGTTCTGGCATCAATGTCATCAGTGAAGACGAGTTTTGGCACTTGATTGGCATGAGAGCCGGAGATGGTGGGGTTGCCGACAGGTGGATCATCGTGGACGACGAGCTCGCCGGCGGAAAAGTCGATGTCAGCAATGAACCGGGATGGGACGGCCACAAAGCCCCGTATAAGCTGTTCATCCAGCACACGACCATCAAGTCAACCACCGACGGCGGCTGGAACATTATCGATTGTGGTCCGCTCGATGAGCGTGGGTTTCCCAAATTTGGCTCGCAGCCTTGGTACTCAAGGCCAGATAAAAAGGACATGGGCCGCGTTCCAGCGACGGACGATGAGCTCGACTATAGGGATCTCATAGGCAAGGTCGTCATAGCAGACGCCTATGCGCCCGAATCGTGTGCATATCTGTTTGATGGCCTCCAATACTGTGCTGAGTTCGATCTGCAGAAGCTCGACTCGTCAAAGGCAACTTCGATGGCAAACATGTTTAGAGGATGCTCTTCCATCAAGACTCTGCTTGACATCGGGTCCCTCGACACGTCGAACATGACGAGCATGAGCGGGATGTTCTTCGGCTGTATGTCACTACGAGTCATTGACATGCTCAAATGGGATATGAATTCCCTGAGGTGTGCAACATCGATGTTTTCAAATTCCCCTGCGTTTGCACTGGTAAATGACAAAGCAGTCCAAAGGCTCCAATCAAGCGAGGTCGATGCTAGCAACATGTTTGATTCGGGAACTATGTACGGAACATGGCTTAAGTCATCCGCGATATAG
- a CDS encoding AAA family ATPase, with amino-acid sequence MQFGKTSEKTRRVGKLIKEVTALGQHQKADIDDVRGLLELIETEYSDVQDDVFVSSLVAVLRDIDKDGRVDSVERNLLLSFEKTLDEPISNEPITEVSGQNFVLTGDFDIQGGKQTIEEMISAAGGVVKSSTSKKVQYVVRGNKGSEAWSFGNFGTKIEKALTLNLTGKAQIKIVSENALLAYFKRNSQDAMDVLHNQKARFDAQWNSAKVVSNTFTGLTNGQQKVFDLVKSGHNVYLTGLGGTGKSYVLNKIIEWADKTGKNVIVCAPTGIAALNIGGSTIHRALDISPNKTLQMDPSPAIKDGSPIPECDLMIIDEISMCRMDLFDYLSEVLFMAARMRKKEGKPCCQLVVVGDFCQLPPVVQKSERPILEQKYGFDVGGAYAFMGNYWNRWSFEAVELTEAIRQRDSSFVAALNACRVGDTRGVHWISEHSSKRPIENAIVLCGRNSKADSENNKRLRMIDAPFTTYVGEKTGEVEERDIPTPEHLTLKPGARVMSLINDREDTYMNGTLGTVIECEKDGVTVAFDGGQTKFVPLYSWNITKPTMVDGKTRSKPIGTYKQVPLKLAWAITIHKSQGQTFDSATVFPECWDYGQLYTALSRLTRVENLYIAEPVNDSFLKTSPDVIKFLEGHYEGHLHGES; translated from the coding sequence ATGCAATTCGGAAAGACAAGCGAAAAGACAAGACGCGTCGGTAAATTGATAAAAGAAGTCACTGCGCTGGGTCAGCATCAAAAGGCCGACATAGACGATGTGAGAGGACTTCTCGAGTTAATAGAGACGGAATACTCTGACGTACAAGATGACGTGTTTGTAAGCTCGCTTGTCGCCGTATTAAGGGATATCGATAAAGACGGGAGGGTCGATAGTGTGGAAAGAAATCTACTCCTGTCCTTTGAGAAGACACTCGACGAACCTATATCTAACGAGCCAATTACGGAGGTATCGGGCCAAAACTTCGTTCTCACGGGAGACTTCGACATACAAGGTGGTAAGCAAACTATCGAGGAAATGATCTCCGCGGCTGGCGGCGTCGTAAAAAGTAGCACGTCGAAAAAGGTCCAGTACGTCGTACGTGGCAACAAGGGTAGTGAGGCCTGGTCATTCGGAAACTTTGGAACGAAGATTGAGAAAGCTCTGACTCTTAATCTAACCGGCAAAGCACAAATAAAGATTGTTTCGGAGAACGCGCTGCTTGCCTATTTCAAGCGGAACAGCCAAGACGCAATGGACGTTCTGCATAACCAAAAAGCAAGGTTCGACGCTCAATGGAATTCTGCCAAAGTGGTCTCGAATACTTTTACCGGGCTCACCAATGGCCAACAAAAAGTGTTCGACCTAGTAAAGAGCGGACATAACGTATACCTGACAGGACTTGGCGGAACGGGAAAGTCTTATGTGCTAAATAAAATAATCGAGTGGGCGGATAAAACAGGCAAGAACGTGATTGTTTGCGCACCAACCGGGATAGCTGCTCTGAACATCGGAGGCTCGACAATACACAGGGCGCTAGACATAAGCCCAAATAAAACGCTTCAGATGGACCCATCTCCGGCAATCAAGGACGGCTCGCCGATACCCGAGTGCGACCTGATGATTATCGATGAAATCTCAATGTGCAGAATGGACCTGTTCGACTACCTCTCTGAAGTTCTTTTCATGGCTGCCCGAATGAGGAAGAAAGAGGGAAAACCCTGCTGCCAGCTCGTCGTTGTCGGAGACTTCTGCCAACTTCCGCCAGTTGTACAAAAAAGCGAGCGCCCGATACTTGAGCAAAAATATGGATTTGATGTTGGTGGCGCATACGCGTTTATGGGCAATTATTGGAACAGGTGGTCCTTTGAAGCTGTTGAGCTTACTGAGGCGATAAGACAAAGGGATTCAAGCTTTGTTGCCGCGCTCAATGCCTGTAGGGTTGGAGACACAAGAGGGGTGCACTGGATTTCAGAGCACTCTTCGAAACGCCCGATAGAGAACGCAATAGTACTCTGTGGCCGCAACTCAAAAGCAGATAGCGAAAACAACAAGCGGCTTAGAATGATAGATGCTCCGTTTACCACGTACGTCGGCGAAAAGACCGGAGAAGTTGAAGAGAGGGATATACCAACGCCAGAACATCTGACGCTTAAGCCAGGTGCTCGCGTCATGTCACTAATTAACGACCGCGAGGACACGTATATGAATGGAACCCTCGGAACAGTTATTGAGTGCGAAAAAGACGGCGTTACGGTTGCGTTCGATGGAGGACAAACTAAGTTCGTGCCTTTGTATTCATGGAACATAACAAAGCCGACAATGGTCGACGGAAAGACGAGAAGCAAACCGATCGGTACATACAAACAGGTACCTCTAAAGCTTGCCTGGGCAATAACAATCCATAAGTCGCAAGGCCAAACTTTCGATTCGGCAACAGTGTTTCCAGAGTGTTGGGACTATGGACAGTTGTATACGGCTTTGTCACGCCTCACGAGAGTCGAGAATCTATACATCGCAGAACCAGTTAACGATAGCTTTTTAAAGACATCGCCAGACGTTATTAAATTCCTAGAAGGCCACTATGAGGGACATCTGCACGGAGAGTCATAG
- a CDS encoding MFS transporter: MQSLGGTEAVAGMCAAAFSLIAVVIRPFVGWWLDNGVRRAALVAGLLLMGLAPLGYIMVPTLSVAIAFRMMHGVGLSFSNSTTATVASDVICRPRFAEGMGYFGMATALASAIAPALGLSLMEGLGFKALYAAAAIIATVGLVLFSFIHAPKIDVPKKKLDLRTIINRDSLPATVTMLVFMFTFGALENFVAIFASENGLPSGSIYFLVMSAMLLLVRVTLGKLVDEKGEAAFVYTCNGAMLVAFLLLAFVPNTVTYIISAMLAGYAFGGLEPSLQSMAVHTSTDQTRGSANSTFLCGYDIGYGLGGGVAGSLITGLGYSAMWSIVSLACVVSVLVYVLWARHSDTSFTKMLRERA; encoded by the coding sequence ATCCAGAGCCTTGGCGGCACGGAGGCGGTCGCGGGCATGTGCGCCGCGGCCTTCTCGCTCATCGCCGTGGTCATCCGCCCGTTTGTGGGCTGGTGGCTCGATAACGGCGTGCGCCGCGCCGCGCTGGTGGCGGGGCTCCTGCTCATGGGCCTGGCGCCGCTTGGCTACATCATGGTCCCCACGCTGTCCGTGGCGATCGCGTTCCGCATGATGCACGGCGTGGGACTCTCGTTCTCTAACTCGACCACGGCCACGGTCGCGTCCGACGTCATCTGCCGCCCGCGCTTTGCAGAGGGCATGGGCTACTTTGGCATGGCCACGGCGCTTGCCTCCGCCATCGCGCCGGCGCTGGGTCTCTCGCTCATGGAGGGCCTCGGCTTCAAGGCGCTCTATGCGGCCGCGGCGATCATCGCGACGGTTGGCCTGGTGCTCTTCTCGTTCATCCACGCGCCCAAGATCGACGTGCCCAAGAAGAAGCTTGACCTGCGCACGATCATCAACCGGGATTCCCTGCCCGCCACGGTGACCATGCTCGTGTTCATGTTCACCTTTGGCGCGCTGGAGAACTTCGTGGCAATCTTCGCGTCCGAAAACGGCCTGCCCTCGGGCTCGATCTACTTCCTCGTGATGTCCGCCATGCTGCTGCTTGTGCGCGTCACGCTGGGCAAGCTTGTGGACGAGAAGGGCGAGGCGGCCTTTGTCTATACGTGCAACGGGGCGATGCTCGTCGCGTTCTTGCTGCTTGCCTTTGTGCCCAACACCGTGACGTACATCATCTCTGCCATGCTCGCGGGCTACGCCTTTGGCGGCCTCGAGCCGTCCCTGCAGTCCATGGCCGTCCACACCTCCACGGACCAGACGCGCGGATCGGCCAACTCCACGTTCCTGTGCGGCTACGACATTGGCTATGGCCTGGGCGGCGGCGTCGCGGGCTCACTCATCACGGGCCTGGGATATTCCGCCATGTGGTCCATCGTGTCGCTTGCCTGCGTGGTGAGCGTGCTGGTCTATGTGCTGTGGGCGCGCCATTCTGACACCTCCTTCACCAAGATGCTGCGCGAGCGCGCGTAG